The genomic segment TCGCACTGTTATTTGATTGCTAATGAAATAGAAGGATTTATTGATTTCAAgatttttaacaaaattgaatatGTATCCTTTTTTAATTTAGCACTGCTTTTGTGTGGTTTTGAAAATTCAACCATTCATTGCACAGTAATTATTTGCTACAGTAATGGACATGCTCACTTATAATTGTAACTCTAGCATAtcccaaaggaaaaaaaacctccaacaaatttttttctttataattttcttttttataagTAGGAAATACTAAATTCGAGACCTTTTACGTATAATTCCTTCCATCTCATCATTCAACCAAACCCTCCCCTCCTCCCCCTCAAGTGAAGTTTATTGATTATAACATATATGTTAAACACCAAGAAATTTGTTCTACTATAACAGTAATCACTAGTGTTGAGAGCACATCGATGTCTGTGCAATTTGTCTTTTCAATTTTGTAAAAATCACCTCTTATATAAAACAATTGAGtataaaattttcatcaacTAGAATAGAAAAAACACTGATcttttaatagttttttttttaataggatGTTAAAACTAATTTGATAGATATATTACTCATGGGTGGTTATGTGGGCAATATGAATTTAGATAATTAGGGTGGAATTTAGTTGTGGTTGTGTTAGTTGGCAATAAAAGCTTATGGATGGTCAGGTGATTAGATTAGAAtggtaaaattaaatttttgtgaggataaaattaaacatttaaaaggtttttaaaaaataagtttACATCCAACTAATGGCTCTCCCTCTGTGTACAGTAAGACATAATAACTTTCACATTTGAGGTAACTAACAAAAATTCCTTAATCCACCTAATTGATAGCACTACATTCTTTGTTGAAAACGAGATTTGAAGTCGCCTTTTGAAGCTCgcattttcttctttgttgTTGCAGAATGGAATACGCGACTTCAAGTCGCGTATTTCTGAGCCCGCATTTTCAATTTCTGCAGTTTTCCTGTAGAATGCTATTAGCCATTCATACTGATtggttttattaaaaaaaaaaaaaaaagatagcacTACATTCACTTAATCTTTTTCCAATAAGATTCTTTCCTTAATAGTTTAAAGCATACATTATGATTCATACAGCATGTGAGAAGTAAAGTGCACTCtacaaaaaaagttaaaataaatttgCTGTTCATGACCGTATGGATCCTATTAAGAACATAATTAAATTGATTCATTTCTCCACATGTGATTAGTTGTAAATTTTAATACTAGGAGATTCACTCTTTATTGTCATATAAATGTCCAACTAAAAGATTAAAGATTGTGAATGATGCCAAAActagtaaaaaggaaaattggtaGGTTCAATTTACGTAACATATTTCCTGGTATACATCACTTATTACATGTCATTGTATAAACAACAAAATATTGGTGAAAACTTCTCGTGTTCAAAGCTTCTACCATTCTTCACAAAATTGTCAATCTCAAGTTCACAGGTAAGATCTAGTAATGCCGAATTAAAGCTATAAGTTgctttcttgtatttttttttttttcgtttattCTCATTCAATCAAACTTCCTTGAATTTATTTCAGACACTGTAACCATTAGAAGCCGCAACTATTTTCACCTTTTTGTCTAATATTATTCTTGTCTAgttcttcaaatcaagaataaaaacCTGAAATGATGTCTAGAAAATACTGAATTGATGGACTAGCTTTTTATACAATTTTAAGTCCTTGTTTTTCCAATTGTTCCTTCGCATACAAAATTTCTATTCGATATACTGATCAAACCGTAAAAACAAATTCTTTGTTTTAAGCTAGCTACTTGGTGTTTTCTTTTACAAACAATCATTAGTACTAATAGGTAGTATAGATGAAGAAGCACTACTCAAAAGaatcaacaacaaaaaaattttgctgaattaCTCCCTTCCTTATTGAGTTCGAGATTAAAAGAATGGTTGGGATTACAAACATCCATCTAGTTCGAATTTTGGATAACCATGAAAGGTTGTTGAAGTGGCATTTACTCGATTTCTAGTTAGAAAGAAGGATGACATAGCATATTAAATGAAAAATGTTTATTCCGTTAAGACTAGTTTAGTTTATCGCTTATATAGGTACACAATCATACAAGGGAGAAATTTGCTATCCCATTGCTTGTTTTCTTTGTCTCtcccccattcatttgcatttctttctaATATATCATCTTTTGATGCTGTGAACTTTGGCACTTGGAGTGGAAATAGGGGAGGCACAGGAACTCGGGTTCAATTCTAGCTTAGTGTAACTCTCAACATTTGCTGaatattttcttcttttgattgaaAAGGTACGAAAACCTACATATGCTATCTGTTTTCTTTGAATCTTTTATTGATTTAATGAATTGTCTTTCTGGGAAAATTTTGTAGATGTATTTTATAGGTTGTTTTTTTACTCGTCTTCTTTCTTGATTGTTTTCACtagtttaactttaaaaaagcTTGCTAATAAAACCAAAATTGGTCCTTCCTTTGATTTCATCAGCTTCTCAAGACAAATAGAATGGAAATGGTATgcaaaagaaggaaaggaaatgaaaataaTAGGATTCAAGAgacaaaagaagagaaagatgaGACAAGTGCTGACAGATTAAGCTCTCTACCAGACCACTTGAATCACCATATTCTCTCATTGCTCTCTATAGAAGATGTCTGGAGCATGTCACTTTTATCCAAACGTTGGAATATGCTTTTCACAACATTTCCTATCATTGATCTCAATGAAGATAATTATCCATCTAGAGAAAAGTTTGTGGAAGCCTTGCAGCTATGCTTGGTGCGACGCCAAATGGTTCATCTCCAAAAACTCAGTGTTCAAATGACATTTCCTAGTAATGGGGAAATCGACCAACTGATAGACAAAATTCTTGATGAAGCAACCAAGGGAAATGTGCAAGCTCTTGACCTGAGGTTTTCAAATGGAAAATATCGTAGTTGTTGGAACACATTGTATGTACTTCCAGAGGTAATCTTTTCTCATTGTTCATCTATGAAATCATTTGAGGTGGTAGGCATCAACCTTGGATATTCCTACAAAGTTTTGAACTTGCCTTTCCTGAGGACTCTTTCCATCAAAAATGCTCTTATTGGAGATGAATTTCTGCCCAAGTTAATCAATGCATGTCCTTCTCTTGAAAACCTGTCTTTGATGCGTTGTCTTGGGCTTAAAATTGCCAAGATTCATCACAACAAAATAAGCTACTTTTTGGTCAAGTGTAACAGACTCTTGGAGAAAATTGAAATAGATCTACCAAACCTCCAGAGATTCTTCTATAAGGGTCCCTACTTGATGAATAGAGCTGGAGTTCTTGTAGCTTCAATGGTCGGGAATGAACATGAGGCTACGAAACTTGATACTGTGTCCTTGAAACATTCAAGATTGGAATTTAAGGCATTTCAGGACCCTTATTTCAAATATCTTGGAACACTCATCCTTTCCGATATTGAAATAGTTGATGGTTCTTTCTGGTGCACCAATGCATTTTTCCCGCACCTTGTCTCCTTGGAATTGAAGTGTTGCAAGACTCTCAGGAAACTTCATGTAATCAGCTCAACAGTTAAGTGTCTTGTCATATGTAACTGCAAATACATGGATTATTGGAAAATTGTGTGTACAAATCTCCTGGTGCTTGAGTATGAAGGGCCAGTGGTGAAGTTCTCTCGACCACTAACGTCCAACAAAGTTGAAGTAAAACTAAGTTTGAGGACGCGATTTATTCACTCCCATGATATATTGGAACTTCACCGCAcaagagattttcttcagaTGTTTTCCTCAGCAGGTGACATGACAATGACGCTCATCCATGATTGTGAAGAGGTAAATTTTGTATTCTTTATCTACTCAATTTCAATTGTATAGTACTGTTAATTTGACTCAATAGAGCCTCTTTCTTAGTTTTCATTTCCTTAGTCTTCTGTGAGTTCAGCATTTGCAACATCAATAAAACCCTGaatgttattatttgaaaatCATGTCCTTTTTCTCACTTTTTCCATTTGTTCACATAGCTACCAATGTAGGTTTCATAAAGCATGTATGTAGAACACAACATATTGTTTATCTATGTTAATATAATCAATTCTCTCTACTGACATTTGTAGCTTTTCTTCTCTTGGGAATTCAAAGTTATTCGAAAACTAAACAAATTTTTTCAACTTGGTGTCCCCATGTAATTATCAACTTAATTATTCATCTGATTGGCTGGGCGACCCTTGTAGAATTGTATGCgtacttttcttttccttctcttttggcATGGTTGATTTGACCTGCTTCATAACTTTATGTGATGACTAGATTGGGAAGTATTTAACccccttttttgttttccctCTGACCATCTTCCTCCATGATAAGGTTGCAAAACTACCATGAGTAtgtaattttttatgatttcatACAAATTAAAAGTTGGCAATGATGGTGTGTAATGCTCTTAATGTTAatcgaattaaaaataattaatgctaCTAAGTAAGGTGTATcctttgtttctctattttgttGTGTTGATCTCATAGGTTTAGCAAGATATGGTATAAAGGCACACATAAATGATGTATTTAAGCTAAGATATATTGAAATTTGTACTGCTAATACTTTTAGTATAATAGTTTAGTTATAGAGAATTTTAAGTTTGCATGGGTTACTAAATCGAATATAAGTTTGCATGGATTACTAAATCAAATATATTCTTTATGTTGTTGTATGGACTCCTTCACGCAAACATTTTGGCTTTCTAATATTGTGTCCACATTATAATCCTAAGAAATGGCTAGGGTAAGGTTCCAAAAGGAAAATATTCTTGTACATCAGCCACTTATTTGTGCTAATGGCATCTTCTTTTGATTTGTGCTAGTGTGTGATGATGCTCAAGGAAGTTGCTGAACTTCCACTGAATTATGTCAAGCATTTAGAAGTGAAAACAGATGAAGTATCAATTAATCTCATCGATCTTTTTCAAGGCATACTTTCTATATCAGTCCGTTTTGGGACCTTGCTCGTCCATGTGgattcacttcaaatcaagcTGAAGGTACTACTTTTCTAGGTTGTATGATTCTTTATAGTAaacatgtttatttttatttcatgtaattcaaCTTGGTATCTAAAATCTTGTTTTCTCTTCAAGAAATGACAAATGAATTGTAGTAGTTTTTATTCCCCTTCCTGGCATAATCTTCTCCCCCATCCTCCCAATAAAAGTCCTCATAATAACATTTTTATGGGAAATTGCTAAATTCTGTTCAGAAGTGGAGATAATCTAATTTGAGATTTCCACAAAAATGCAGCTTTGGGACGTTGATAAAAAGAAGGCTTCAAGCGGTTATAACATGCAGCAAGCCAACTATGAATATGCCTTACAATCACTACAGAATGTGTGGATAACCAACTTTGGAGGAAGTGATGAAGAAATCAAGCTGGTAGATTATGTGCTTAAGAAGGCCATAAACTTGGAATGCATTTCTGTATCTCCTATAGCTGCAGATCAAGAAAATTAGCTATTTTGACACAAAAGTCATGGGTGAAAACAAGTTTCAGATATTGTACCAATATTGCAGATTGCACAAGTCTCATATTGCTGGAGTACTATTATCTAGCGTAGTTGGAACTATTCCccaatctctttttcttttcacatgTCCTAGCAACCAAGATTTGACATCGTacttaattttgaaataagttGTTCGAATTTCATCTATGTAGCTTATTTGTTCAATCAGGAAGCATGCATTATGCCTTCATTATTTTCTGGATAAGACAAGTAaagaccagaaaaaaaaaaaaaaaaaaaagagatactCATATACATACAAACTTTTGGTATGGTTGAATAGGAGAAGTTGAAATAGAATTCAACTATATAGTAAATGCTGAATTAATCTGATTAAATCATGATTTTCAATAACCTCCTAAAAAGATATAAGCACAGACAAATATGCACACGCACACAGAAATAACCCTTTACCCTCCAGATGGAGCATTTATATTTTATCCTAAACCCCCAATTTTCCATTACCTAAGTCACATTCAATCAGAAAATTTTGAACATAGTTTTCATTGTTTAATAGTCATGCCACAAATGACAAAACTAGATGGAAGCTGATCTTGGATAGCTACCCAAAATCGACATTTCATAGCTTAAATTGTCCATCAACAATAGTGTTCAAATTTGAGAACTTCATTGTACTTGAGAGAAGTTTCTCAAGGGAGGACTATAATCCAAATCTCAATGAGCTAGTGAGGCTCAAGGAGATTGAATTGAATTACCTCAATCGTACAAAGGTTGTCGTCTTACTCTTTGAAAGATACAGTCTTGTGAAAGAATCTCTAAATTTGAGAAAGTTTGGAAGTAAACATAATCAAACCACACTATAAAATGAACAGTTTACATTTCTTTACATACCCTTTTACTTTAAAATGGACAGTTTACATTTCTTTACATACCCTTTTACTTTGTTGTCAttgtttattagttttattacTTTGTGATAATACCTTTGTGCCTTGTTTAATGTGAGttcataattttaaaattttaatcaacctaattaaCCTAATTCACCCATCATCCTATGTTGCTTTAGGCAAATAAGGAttatattaattaattaaagtaAATAGAGTTGTGATTATACAAATAAATACATTTCGTACAAGAAACGAAACTTTACATGTGTGAAGCATAATCACAACTTTCTTTAGTCCGCCAAATGATTGAACAATATACGCAAAATAGGCTTCGCAATTGTGGTCATAAAACAAAGATTTCAAAGCTTTGTCATGCAACAAAACGAGATAAGAGCATAGGAGAGCAAAATTGGAGTATGAAAATTTATTTCCATGTTAGCTTTAGGAAACGAGAATGACCATTTCGGTGGGAGTGATAGCTATCTTAAATAGTGGAACTTGCATAACTCTATCCTAATTCACATAGTCCATACTCACGCTTATTATGTGaaagggataatatcagaaaacTCCTTTgaggtttctcttaatatcacttgGCCCTCTGAGGTTTtagaaatatcacttacctcccctaataattataaaaagacTATATTAACCCTCATTTGGCATATAATTCACaacatatcaaataaatggagctcaaaatttgaaaaaaaaaaaaaaaaaaaaaaacaagagtcaCTTTCttcgtttttccttttctccataATTCTCTCTTACTCATATTTTTTGGATGACTATGTAGTATTTTATTATACATTATAATAAACtaaattttgtttatcttttacCTTTTGTGATTGTGATAAAGTGGGGtatgatttatttgcttattttaagttaatttttataatgattggtACAGTTTAATAGTTTGCGTAAGGGTTGAAAAAatgttgaaaaaaatagaaattcatAATAAGTCAGTTTTGAgcatatataataaaattgatgcaaatatatttcttttcaaatatcatttttatttttcaaatttatatttttatggaaTATAGCATGTGATGTGGTAGTACTACAAGAGATTATTTTTGAAATGATAGTTTTCTTGAAGTGAACAAAGTGATTTaggaatatttttatttaacaagtgaagggtagtttaggatttttaaaaattttgctaCACAAATAACAAATATAAGGAAGGTAAGTGagatttttaaaactttagaagTGCTAGGTGATATTAAGAGCAAAAAATGATTGTTTCAACACCCATTGTTCTTactgttttgattttttttggccTAAACAGTTACTACAAGATTGTAAAAATAGCTGTTTTATTTCAGGTATTAGGGGTTTTGTCTTCCATATTTTTTGCCTAAAGAATTGGTAATATCATGAAGGTAATTTTGCCAATTCGTATACTATAATAGTCAATCTCTAACTGGAGGGTAagtaataattttaaaatttcccaCATGCTACGTGGTATTAGCAGAAATCTTCAGAGAGATTTTTTAAATAATCCAacgtacacacacacacacacacacaaatgtAGACTGAAATAGAGCTACTTTTTACCTTTAAAGATTATTAGAATTCTACCTTTGGTAAGAAAGCGCGTTTAATAGAGCAACCAAATGTAGATTGAGGAGGAGCAAAACTCTcagatatatatatgtgtgtatataaatATAGAAAATCCACTGTCCAATATTTACATGATACGCAAGGGGAACGTATAACTTCAATCATTCCACAGCCTTCCCTTCCAAGAGACTCAAAAAGTCAGGAAATAGCAACAAAAGAAGGGATACTACAAGATTACAGCAGTCAAATAACAGAAGCTTTTTGGCACAATTTTAGCCGCTGACTCTGAACCTTGTCTTCATTCCCATGTAACTGATATCATGGAGTTAGCAAGCCCTGATGCCTCGAATGTTAAATCTATGCTGTAGTCCAAGGACTTGGACCCAGGGATAGCTTGTGTCAAGCGAAATGGCCTTGTCTTGGCTTCCTCCAGCTGAGAACAGCAGAAAGACCACAGCAACTGAAACCACAGAAAAAGCAAAATAAGCAAAGAGCGCTTCCAAATTGACAGCACTAAGAGCATTAAGTGAATTTTACTGCAGTTAAGTAAATGGAATGGACAGCATTTGAAATGACATGCTCGTAAATAGCTAATCCTATTTTAGAAGCAGGTAAAAAACCGGCTGCTCAAAACCCTATCAGATGGTCACTTAATCATCATAAATCGGGACCGAAAAATTCTGCTTGTTATGCAACTGGAAAAGTAGTAGTGTATCCTTATAGTAGAACAAAACGAAAGCACAATCTCCTATTTGCCTTCAAATTGATGGCCTTCCATGACATAAAATGACTGATCCTCACCATTTTTCACATTCAGCAAACCAAATCAACACATGAACATGGATGTATAAGGTCCCTCCCTGAAGGAGTGATAATAGTAAACTTACTACACACTTCATACTACTAAAAGTATTGATCGAAATCTTACCTGAATTGGGTCAGACCGAAGAAAGTTCCTCTGAAGTCTGCGTCCATCAGGAAGCCTTACGCCAACCCTGCAGAGAAGATTCTTGTCACCCTTGGGTTCTTCGGGCAGTGGTGGATAAGCAGGGTTCTTGGTTAACAATGTTTGTGGTGATTCGTCAACATCATCAGCTTCCTTTTTATCCATATCTTTCACACCTTCCATTGAAGCAGCCAATGCCCGAAGCATATCCTCATCTTCTTCAGTCTCACCTGACATCCAAGAAAAATTCCagttcaatttccatttttcatcctcaAGGCAGCATTTGGTAAAGTAAAATGGGTGCAATAGAAGTTCAAGTGTACCCAAAATATGTCAAAGAggatatttaacaaaaataaaatggaCAAGTAAGACAGGAATAATCAGTGGAAGAAGATGTTAGCAATTCAAAGATAATGGGGCACCTAAACTGAGCTTTCAAAGCttcaaaaacaaattaaaagcCGCACCAATGACCTTTAAGTACTGCATGGATACTTAATACCATGtcaagcacaaaaaaaaaaatcatgaaaaatgtgATGATCATGTTGTTAAGTAGCTCTGCTTTAGAAAAGTCAGAAAAGATATTCTGGAAATGCATGTTTAAAATTTGCTTTCCGAAAACAGCTTTCAACCACTAAAGCTTTTGTAGGATAAGAGCACTAGTCAATAATATCTCAGAAAGCTATTCTTAAAGGAGTTAATCAACAGTATCTCACAAAGCAACAAGAAGAAAGTTTTCGTGCATATCTCATAGATATAGCAAAAACTATTTTACAGTTTAAGAGAAGCACTATTTCTAGGCCTTACAGTTGTGCCGCCTGAACAAAATGAATTGAACAATATTATGCAACAGCAAATAAACATTCTTTCTTAATACATACAAACATAGTATGCTTATGCAAACTATTTCCATCGTTCTAAACACCATGCTGCTCAAAGACAGGATCAGGTTACTAACTCTAGCAGAAGAAGAATAAGTTTCACGACAGGGA from the Coffea arabica cultivar ET-39 chromosome 11e, Coffea Arabica ET-39 HiFi, whole genome shotgun sequence genome contains:
- the LOC140021327 gene encoding uncharacterized protein, with the translated sequence MVCKRRKGNENNRIQETKEEKDETSADRLSSLPDHLNHHILSLLSIEDVWSMSLLSKRWNMLFTTFPIIDLNEDNYPSREKFVEALQLCLVRRQMVHLQKLSVQMTFPSNGEIDQLIDKILDEATKGNVQALDLRFSNGKYRSCWNTLYVLPEVIFSHCSSMKSFEVVGINLGYSYKVLNLPFLRTLSIKNALIGDEFLPKLINACPSLENLSLMRCLGLKIAKIHHNKISYFLVKCNRLLEKIEIDLPNLQRFFYKGPYLMNRAGVLVASMVGNEHEATKLDTVSLKHSRLEFKAFQDPYFKYLGTLILSDIEIVDGSFWCTNAFFPHLVSLELKCCKTLRKLHVISSTVKCLVICNCKYMDYWKIVCTNLLVLEYEGPVVKFSRPLTSNKVEVKLSLRTRFIHSHDILELHRTRDFLQMFSSAGDMTMTLIHDCEECVMMLKEVAELPLNYVKHLEVKTDEVSINLIDLFQGILSISVRFGTLLVHVDSLQIKLKLWDVDKKKASSGYNMQQANYEYALQSLQNVWITNFGGSDEEIKLVDYVLKKAINLECISVSPIAADQEN